In the genome of Nitrospira japonica, one region contains:
- a CDS encoding EVE domain-containing protein, with protein sequence MSASRRYWLVKSEPSVFSIRDLAKSPKQRTSWDGVRNYQARNYMRQMVLGDQVLFYHSNADPPCIVGIAEVVRTAYADDTQFDKSSHHYDPGSSKSAPRWDMVDLGYRREFPVSLSLDRLRGEPDLKRMELLRKGSRLSVQPVTPSEWNCILELAGVGKKNRKTG encoded by the coding sequence ATGAGCGCATCACGACGATACTGGTTGGTCAAGTCGGAACCGAGTGTCTTTTCCATTCGGGATTTGGCCAAGTCTCCCAAACAGCGCACCTCATGGGACGGAGTGCGTAACTACCAAGCCAGGAACTATATGCGGCAGATGGTACTGGGCGACCAGGTACTGTTCTACCATAGCAATGCCGATCCGCCTTGCATCGTCGGTATTGCGGAGGTGGTGCGCACGGCCTATGCCGATGACACGCAGTTCGACAAATCCAGCCATCACTATGATCCCGGCAGTTCGAAATCCGCTCCACGTTGGGACATGGTGGATCTTGGCTATCGGAGGGAGTTCCCTGTGTCCCTCTCCTTGGACCGATTGCGGGGAGAGCCGGACCTCAAGCGGATGGAACTGTTGAGGAAAGGATCTCGATTATCCGTCCAGCCCGTGACACCGTCGGAATGGAATTGCATTCTGGAATTGGCCGGTGTGGGAAAGAAAAATAGAAAGACCGGCTAG
- the thrH gene encoding bifunctional phosphoserine phosphatase/homoserine phosphotransferase ThrH, with amino-acid sequence MQKPVIACLDLEGVLVPEIWINVAQKTGIEELKITTREMPDYDALMKRRLAILKEHSLAIADIQAVIDKMGPLEGAPAFVAWLRERCQVIILSDTFYQFALPLMRQLDFPTLFCNQLEIDPRGNILAHHMRMPNQKKHSVAAFKSLNFFTMAAGDAYNDTAMLGEADAGFFFRPPDHLPKEFPQFPVTQTYKELQMQFGKAGNLRP; translated from the coding sequence ATGCAGAAGCCTGTCATCGCCTGTCTAGACCTGGAAGGCGTCCTGGTACCCGAAATTTGGATCAACGTCGCGCAGAAGACCGGCATCGAGGAGTTGAAGATCACCACGCGAGAAATGCCCGATTACGACGCGTTGATGAAACGTCGTCTGGCGATTCTCAAGGAACATAGCCTCGCCATCGCGGATATCCAGGCGGTGATCGACAAGATGGGCCCGCTGGAAGGCGCGCCCGCCTTCGTCGCATGGCTGCGCGAGCGCTGCCAGGTGATCATCCTTTCGGATACGTTCTATCAGTTCGCCTTGCCGCTCATGCGCCAGTTGGACTTTCCGACGCTCTTTTGCAATCAGTTGGAAATCGATCCGCGGGGGAACATTCTCGCGCATCACATGCGGATGCCGAATCAGAAAAAACATTCGGTCGCGGCATTCAAGTCCTTGAACTTCTTCACCATGGCGGCAGGGGACGCGTACAACGATACCGCCATGCTCGGCGAGGCCGACGCGGGATTTTTCTTCCGGCCCCCCGACCATCTTCCGAAGGAATTTCCCCAGTTTCCGGTGACGCAGACCTACAAGGAATTGCAGATGCAGTTCGGCAAGGCGGGGAACCTTCGACCATAA
- a CDS encoding DUF1264 domain-containing protein has product MKQRMLTVFVLAVIGSAWLLLTEAVAGEPKSPADGYDIHVIAPHVMANGEPGGPYHHYCKPVSDKVFQCLLFESTDPKAKLVGIEYFVAKDLTRKLPAIQWHRYFHDHRVEIATGRVKVLDMPDDQAAKVAEAAMETDGVIYHLWQPGLEFPDGTVSFPQSVGHKFPGHSDK; this is encoded by the coding sequence ATGAAACAGCGAATGCTCACTGTGTTCGTGCTTGCGGTGATCGGATCGGCTTGGCTGCTTCTCACGGAAGCGGTCGCCGGTGAACCAAAATCACCGGCCGACGGGTATGACATTCATGTCATCGCTCCTCATGTGATGGCCAACGGAGAGCCCGGGGGACCATACCATCATTACTGCAAGCCGGTTTCCGACAAGGTCTTCCAATGCCTGCTTTTTGAGTCGACCGATCCCAAGGCCAAGTTGGTCGGCATCGAATATTTCGTTGCGAAGGACCTGACGAGAAAGCTTCCTGCAATTCAGTGGCATCGCTATTTCCATGACCATCGGGTGGAAATCGCGACGGGGCGCGTCAAGGTACTAGACATGCCAGACGATCAGGCCGCGAAGGTGGCTGAGGCCGCCATGGAAACGGACGGCGTCATCTATCATCTCTGGCAGCCGGGCTTGGAATTCCCTGATGGAACCGTGTCGTTTCCGCAGTCGGTCGGCCACAAGTTCCCGGGGCATTCAGACAAGTAA
- a CDS encoding YkgJ family cysteine cluster protein translates to MTERFEVTLNTPAGRLTTALDVPTEFIPITAVVPIARRLGEEAGHLEEYQARERGQTISCRMGCAACCRMLVPVSPPEAFALRHYIEQLPAERRMRVTERLAESRMTLEAHGLWDRLWAIADAGKAVSDEELDPLNRAYYALRHPCPFLENEICGIYEARPAACRELQVTSPAEYCADLVNNPVVALPVSMRIGTILGLLWASVTGTSPRLVPLPVALDWAGKHNGPAGRTWPGSQLIDELLDKMWRFLSQEFEARKVKP, encoded by the coding sequence ATGACGGAGCGATTTGAGGTCACGTTGAACACGCCGGCCGGCCGTTTAACGACCGCGCTCGACGTGCCGACGGAATTCATTCCGATCACCGCCGTCGTACCGATCGCCCGTCGATTGGGCGAGGAAGCGGGCCACCTCGAGGAATATCAGGCCCGTGAAAGGGGACAGACGATTTCCTGCCGGATGGGCTGCGCCGCCTGTTGCCGTATGCTCGTCCCTGTCTCGCCTCCGGAGGCTTTCGCCCTCAGGCACTATATCGAACAACTTCCCGCCGAACGGCGGATGCGGGTGACCGAGCGTCTCGCGGAAAGCCGGATGACCTTGGAAGCTCATGGATTGTGGGATCGCCTTTGGGCGATCGCCGATGCCGGCAAGGCCGTCTCCGACGAGGAATTGGATCCGCTCAACCGGGCCTATTACGCGCTCCGTCATCCCTGCCCGTTTCTCGAAAACGAGATCTGCGGCATTTATGAGGCCAGACCCGCAGCCTGTCGTGAGCTGCAAGTGACCTCCCCGGCCGAATACTGCGCGGACCTCGTGAACAACCCCGTGGTGGCATTGCCAGTTTCCATGCGGATCGGAACCATCTTGGGACTGTTGTGGGCAAGCGTGACCGGAACATCTCCCAGACTCGTTCCTCTCCCCGTCGCGCTCGACTGGGCCGGCAAGCACAACGGGCCAGCCGGCCGAACGTGGCCCGGATCCCAGTTGATCGATGAACTGCTGGATAAAATGTGGCGTTTTCTTAGCCAGGAATTCGAGGCCAGAAAGGTCAAGCCGTGA
- a CDS encoding alginate export family protein, with amino-acid sequence MSVWARSLLCGLLGACFVTGLPTVADATFEIPAGETIVDQDGIQRAIPQKEAYELYDPAIGRNFDLKNFWMRADLRVRPEWRNGTCFGGASPIGGACNSFGGFNGAGGASPTSTNGQAGLANPGKSASDFYIQQWARLGVGYDLSPDVNFYMEIIDSATWGANGSNLNGGDGGDPLNHNGAVSGGAGNNGRLGVRAAYMLIRDLAGVRGLGVKAGRQYLVFGNNSLFGHFDWANTGYSHDGVMMSYSTKKFDSYLGWFRNSESDIGQAAPVGSVQNNISNPGGNTLNNGSANIDADMIIFYNQLKSVSGFLIEPFYVYYRNNYNSADNAAQGLGTPKHSQQIRHMIGNRTELRRGNWDAINETAWQFGHMADGLGIDNQRNVSINAWATRNWLGYTWYEWEWKPRVAIGFDYASGDGNANCSVGGTAQAGYACRTANIFENFFPTNFIHTGFMLNSAWKNSIQPQVNIQARPSRRDHVELWAQMHYLPNARDNWYRGSQSVLVFSRPDNTTNHVGNEVDVAWTRMFADGKVSLSALYGHFFSGAYVRNNLGTNKDQDWGVVQLWLNF; translated from the coding sequence GTGTCTGTCTGGGCGCGCTCACTCCTGTGCGGACTGCTGGGTGCGTGTTTCGTCACCGGTCTGCCGACCGTGGCCGATGCCACCTTCGAAATCCCCGCGGGCGAGACCATCGTCGACCAGGACGGCATTCAGCGAGCCATTCCGCAAAAAGAGGCCTACGAGCTGTACGACCCGGCCATCGGCCGGAACTTCGATCTCAAGAATTTTTGGATGCGGGCCGACCTCCGGGTGCGGCCGGAATGGCGCAACGGCACCTGCTTCGGTGGCGCGTCTCCGATCGGCGGCGCTTGCAACAGTTTCGGCGGTTTCAATGGGGCCGGCGGAGCCAGCCCGACAAGCACGAACGGCCAGGCCGGTCTGGCCAATCCCGGGAAAAGCGCCAGCGACTTCTATATCCAGCAGTGGGCTCGGCTGGGCGTCGGCTACGATTTGTCTCCCGACGTCAATTTTTACATGGAAATCATCGACAGCGCGACCTGGGGCGCCAACGGCAGCAACCTGAACGGCGGGGACGGCGGCGATCCCTTGAATCACAACGGCGCAGTCTCCGGCGGCGCCGGAAACAACGGTCGCCTCGGTGTCCGGGCCGCCTATATGCTGATCCGTGATCTGGCCGGGGTCAGGGGTCTCGGTGTGAAGGCGGGCCGGCAATACTTGGTGTTCGGCAACAATTCACTGTTCGGCCACTTCGATTGGGCCAACACCGGCTATTCGCATGACGGCGTCATGATGAGCTACAGCACCAAGAAATTCGATTCATACCTGGGATGGTTCCGCAATTCGGAGTCCGATATCGGACAGGCCGCTCCGGTAGGCAGTGTACAGAATAATATTTCAAACCCCGGCGGCAACACGCTCAACAACGGCAGCGCCAATATCGACGCCGATATGATCATCTTCTACAACCAGTTGAAGTCGGTTTCAGGGTTTCTGATCGAGCCGTTCTATGTGTATTACAGGAATAACTACAATTCGGCAGACAACGCGGCGCAGGGTCTTGGTACTCCCAAGCATTCACAACAGATTCGGCACATGATCGGCAACCGCACGGAGCTACGAAGAGGGAACTGGGACGCCATCAACGAAACCGCCTGGCAGTTCGGGCACATGGCGGACGGGTTGGGGATCGACAATCAGCGCAACGTCAGCATCAACGCCTGGGCGACGCGAAACTGGCTTGGATATACCTGGTACGAATGGGAATGGAAGCCTCGCGTGGCCATCGGCTTCGACTATGCTTCCGGAGACGGAAACGCAAACTGTTCGGTGGGCGGGACGGCGCAGGCCGGTTATGCCTGCCGGACGGCCAATATATTCGAGAACTTTTTCCCCACCAACTTCATTCATACCGGGTTCATGCTCAACTCGGCCTGGAAGAATTCGATCCAGCCGCAAGTCAATATCCAGGCGAGGCCGAGTCGGCGTGACCATGTCGAACTTTGGGCGCAGATGCACTATCTGCCGAACGCGCGGGACAACTGGTATCGGGGATCGCAGAGCGTGCTGGTCTTTTCGAGGCCCGACAATACAACGAATCACGTGGGCAACGAAGTCGACGTCGCCTGGACCCGCATGTTCGCGGACGGCAAAGTGTCCCTGTCCGCCCTCTACGGCCACTTCTTTTCCGGCGCCTACGTCAGAAACAACCTCGGCACGAACAAAGACCAGGACTGGGGCGTCGTGCAGTTGTGGTTGAACTTCTAG
- a CDS encoding YdcF family protein — MELTPFLFGLYKTAKYVLYPLSWVVILLTMTTWLLLLPSTPSRLRWARIGSCACLFTLLLISSPLLSSQFIGMLEAVYPATPEPAQRPFDAIVVLGGGILDRGTLRPSVDLTSLSRERTTCGADLYLRGYASKLVVTGGDASVFGSGPIEAVEMKRWANRLGVPDDVILIDNTARNTYENATATHRLLQDASIVLVSSASHLPRAAALFKKQGFRVTPVPCGYFSRNRPGDVAEDLTLFQLLPADSAISHTREAVVETMGAFFHRLMGQL; from the coding sequence ATGGAACTGACGCCGTTCCTGTTCGGACTCTATAAGACGGCCAAGTATGTCCTCTATCCATTGAGCTGGGTGGTCATCCTTTTGACCATGACGACGTGGCTGCTGCTGCTCCCGTCCACCCCGTCGAGATTGCGCTGGGCCCGGATCGGCTCATGCGCCTGTCTCTTCACCCTGCTCCTCATCTCCAGCCCGCTCCTTTCCTCGCAATTCATCGGCATGCTCGAAGCCGTCTATCCGGCGACACCGGAACCCGCACAACGTCCTTTTGATGCGATCGTCGTGTTGGGTGGGGGCATTCTCGATCGCGGCACGCTGCGCCCGAGCGTCGATCTCACCTCCCTATCTCGCGAGCGAACCACCTGCGGGGCCGATTTGTATCTCCGCGGCTATGCCTCAAAATTGGTCGTGACCGGAGGAGATGCCAGCGTCTTCGGATCCGGCCCCATCGAAGCGGTCGAAATGAAGCGATGGGCAAATCGGCTGGGTGTGCCGGATGACGTCATCCTCATCGACAATACGGCCAGAAACACCTATGAGAATGCGACGGCAACCCATCGACTGTTGCAGGATGCCTCGATCGTCCTGGTGAGTTCGGCAAGTCATCTTCCACGCGCCGCCGCACTGTTCAAGAAACAGGGTTTTCGGGTCACGCCGGTGCCGTGCGGATATTTTTCCAGGAACCGACCGGGAGACGTCGCGGAAGACTTGACCCTGTTCCAACTCCTGCCCGCCGACTCGGCCATCTCCCACACAAGGGAAGCGGTCGTGGAAACCATGGGGGCCTTCTTCCATCGTCTGATGGGACAGCTCTGA
- a CDS encoding ImmA/IrrE family metallo-endopeptidase codes for MRIPSRVVFPFGYRISVRQLSDSEMDRRDPNADGIWDDELKIIYLRKRLPVTRRRYILAHELGHAWLDWQHRHLDNGKAKS; via the coding sequence ATGCGTATCCCGTCGCGAGTGGTCTTTCCATTCGGTTATCGAATATCAGTACGCCAGCTGTCCGATTCTGAAATGGATCGGCGTGATCCCAATGCGGACGGCATCTGGGATGACGAGCTCAAGATCATCTACCTACGAAAGCGACTCCCGGTCACCAGGCGACGGTACATCCTCGCCCATGAGCTGGGCCATGCCTGGCTGGATTGGCAGCACCGTCATCTCGACAACGGAAAGGCCAAGAGCTAG